A single window of Granulicella sibirica DNA harbors:
- a CDS encoding valine--tRNA ligase codes for MSDEKSNAYELPKAYDPSTIEERWAEYWVRERLFDVASPSNTQEATKKFTMLLPPPNVTGRLHMGHMLNQAEMDILTRWHRMLGETALWVPGTDHAGIATQMMVERALASEGTKREALGREAFVKRVWCWKKEYGGAITGQMRRLGASVDWSREYFTMDDGLSVAVKEAFVRLYEQGLIYRGAYIVNWDPAIQTAVSDLEVEHEERVGKIYHVRYDLADGTGSITIATTRPETMLGDVAVAVNPSDERYTALVGKMLALPLVGREIPVVADEWANPEFGTGAVKVTPAHDVNDFAIGQRHNLPNLIILDKTAHIDLEGSPYHGMERYEAREQIVADLEALGALVEIKEHTNSIALSQRSGVVIEPRLSMQWFIAVNKTPSTGGDSIAEKAIAAVRDNHIRFTPEMYSKTYFEWMNNIHDWCISRQLWWGHRIPAWHCDKGHITVSRETPEACSMCGSSAITQETDVLDTWFSSGLLPFTVFGWPESTADLTAFYPTQLLVTGFDILFFWVARMIMLGSHFMLDVPMQDGTARKLADAVPFREVYIHALVRDADRQKMSKTKGNVIDPIDIINRFGTDAVRFTLASMASPGTDIAFSEARTEGYRAFANKIWNSARFLFMNVDRARDAGVAIDPKKLAAALQDDGSTSLETRWILARLGAATEAVDKALKDYRFDEAASAIYQFFWGDFCDWYIEIVKLRLNFGPEDDLASATAALTTLLAVFEAALRLLSPFMPFITEEIWHAFWPQIGLEVPAKSIALTRYPVPADFPADGSASVAAMTLLQEMIVAVRGLRKEMSVPEKEAAPIRVFGQNRVVALVDQNTDLLRRLSRVSEVEFTREAMSGNGTRSTSAFDVQVVYERTIDVPAERERLTKDLAKYEKGLQAAERQLGNEAFMAKAPAHIVEGLRKQATETKTQYDKTKAGLDALPPA; via the coding sequence ATGAGCGACGAGAAATCCAACGCATACGAACTTCCGAAGGCATACGATCCTTCGACGATTGAAGAACGCTGGGCCGAGTACTGGGTGCGCGAGCGGCTCTTCGATGTCGCGTCCCCGAGCAATACGCAAGAGGCGACGAAGAAGTTCACCATGCTCCTGCCACCGCCAAACGTGACCGGCCGCCTGCACATGGGGCACATGCTGAATCAGGCGGAGATGGATATCCTGACGCGGTGGCACAGGATGCTCGGCGAGACGGCGCTTTGGGTTCCCGGAACCGATCATGCGGGCATCGCGACGCAGATGATGGTCGAGCGGGCGCTGGCGAGCGAGGGCACGAAGCGCGAGGCGCTGGGACGCGAAGCCTTTGTAAAGCGGGTGTGGTGTTGGAAGAAGGAGTACGGCGGCGCGATTACCGGGCAGATGCGCCGCCTGGGAGCGAGCGTCGACTGGAGCCGCGAGTACTTCACCATGGATGACGGACTTTCGGTCGCGGTGAAGGAAGCGTTCGTTCGGCTATACGAGCAGGGGCTGATCTACCGGGGGGCGTACATCGTCAACTGGGATCCGGCGATCCAGACCGCGGTCTCGGACCTCGAGGTGGAGCACGAGGAGCGGGTTGGGAAGATCTACCACGTTCGCTATGACCTGGCCGATGGGACGGGGTCGATCACAATCGCGACCACGCGGCCTGAGACCATGCTCGGCGACGTCGCCGTGGCGGTAAATCCATCGGACGAGCGCTATACAGCGCTCGTGGGCAAGATGCTGGCCCTGCCGCTTGTGGGACGCGAGATTCCCGTGGTCGCGGATGAGTGGGCGAACCCGGAGTTCGGCACGGGCGCCGTGAAGGTGACGCCGGCGCATGACGTGAACGACTTCGCCATCGGTCAGAGGCATAACCTGCCGAACCTCATAATTCTCGATAAGACCGCTCATATCGACCTCGAAGGCTCGCCGTATCACGGAATGGAGCGGTACGAGGCACGCGAGCAGATCGTAGCGGACCTCGAGGCGTTGGGTGCGCTGGTCGAGATCAAGGAGCACACCAACTCGATCGCGCTCTCGCAGCGCTCTGGCGTGGTGATCGAGCCGCGGCTTTCGATGCAGTGGTTCATCGCGGTGAACAAGACGCCTTCTACCGGCGGGGATTCGATCGCGGAGAAGGCGATTGCGGCGGTGCGCGATAACCACATTCGGTTTACGCCGGAGATGTACTCGAAGACGTACTTCGAGTGGATGAACAACATCCATGACTGGTGCATCTCACGGCAGCTCTGGTGGGGGCATCGGATCCCGGCATGGCACTGCGACAAGGGGCACATCACGGTCTCGCGGGAGACACCGGAGGCTTGCTCTATGTGCGGATCGAGTGCCATCACGCAGGAAACGGACGTGCTGGATACATGGTTCTCGTCCGGGCTGCTTCCGTTTACCGTCTTCGGCTGGCCGGAGAGCACGGCGGACCTCACGGCTTTTTACCCAACCCAGCTTTTGGTGACGGGCTTCGACATCCTGTTTTTCTGGGTGGCGCGGATGATCATGCTCGGAAGCCACTTCATGCTCGATGTGCCAATGCAGGACGGCACAGCGCGCAAGCTGGCCGATGCGGTTCCCTTTCGCGAGGTCTACATCCATGCCCTGGTGCGCGACGCGGACCGGCAGAAGATGTCGAAAACCAAGGGAAACGTGATTGACCCGATCGACATCATCAACCGCTTCGGGACGGATGCGGTACGGTTTACGCTGGCGAGCATGGCGTCGCCGGGAACGGATATTGCCTTCTCGGAGGCGCGGACGGAGGGGTACCGAGCGTTCGCTAACAAGATCTGGAACTCTGCACGATTCCTCTTCATGAATGTCGACCGGGCGCGCGACGCTGGGGTTGCGATCGATCCAAAGAAGCTGGCGGCTGCGCTTCAGGATGATGGCTCGACGAGCCTCGAGACGCGGTGGATCCTGGCGCGGCTCGGAGCGGCGACGGAGGCGGTCGACAAGGCGCTGAAGGACTATCGATTCGACGAAGCGGCGAGTGCGATCTACCAGTTCTTCTGGGGCGACTTCTGCGACTGGTACATCGAGATCGTGAAACTTCGGCTGAACTTCGGGCCGGAGGATGACCTCGCGAGCGCGACGGCTGCTTTGACGACACTGCTTGCGGTATTCGAGGCGGCGCTGCGTCTGCTTAGCCCGTTCATGCCATTTATCACCGAGGAGATCTGGCATGCGTTCTGGCCGCAGATCGGGCTCGAGGTTCCGGCGAAGTCGATCGCGTTGACGCGTTACCCCGTGCCGGCCGACTTCCCTGCGGACGGCTCGGCGAGCGTGGCCGCGATGACCCTGCTGCAGGAGATGATCGTTGCGGTTCGCGGGCTACGTAAGGAGATGAGCGTTCCGGAGAAGGAAGCTGCGCCGATCCGGGTGTTCGGGCAGAACCGGGTTGTCGCGCTAGTCGACCAGAACACCGACCTGCTGCGGCGACTTTCGCGGGTGAGCGAGGTCGAGTTTACCCGCGAGGCGATGTCCGGGAACGGTACGCGTTCTACCTCGGCCTTCGATGTGCAGGTGGTCTACGAGCGAACGATCGATGTCCCGGCGGAGCGGGAACGGCTGACGAAGGACCTGGCCAAGTACGAGAAGGGCCTGCAGGCGGCGGAGCGGCAGCTTGGCAACGAGGCGTTCATGGCCAAGGCCCCGGCGCATATCGTCGAGGGGCTGCGGAAGCAGGCGACGGAAACCAAGACGCAGTATGACAAGACAAAGGCTGGGCTGGATGCATTGCCGCCGGCGTAA